The Oncorhynchus nerka isolate Pitt River linkage group LG3, Oner_Uvic_2.0, whole genome shotgun sequence genome includes the window gcccactattaaattctaactatagaattagaatagtaAGTCAAATcacaattgcaacatttggttaaaataAGTCCTAGGTTATTTGCCCATATTGTGCAGCCCTACATGGCAGTGTGGAAATGTTCAATTGAACAGTGGTGTAAATATATTTTCAAGtagtaaagttttttttttgtgtgtgtctgtacttttttatttttgactacttttacttcacacattcctaaagaaaatactgtacttttcactccatacattttccctgacacctaaaagtactcgttacattttgaatgcttagcaggacaggaaaatattCAATTTCATGCACTTGTCAAGAGAACACCCCttgtcatctactgcctctgatctggaggactcattaaacacaaatgctttgcttGTAAATTATGTCCGAGTGTTggcgtgtgcccctggctatccccATAAATATAAGaaaaagaaaatggtgccatctggtttgctttaatataaggaatttgaaattatttacacttttacttttgattaTTAAGTACAttttatcaattacatttacttttgatacttaagtatatttaaaaccaaatacttttagacttttactcaagtagtatgttactgggtgactttcagttTTACTTGAGGAAttttatgacaattgggtactttttccaccacttcaATTGAGTGCAGGAAATGATAAGTGCTGAAATTTGTTGGGGTTGAATTGAACattataaaacaatcagaatggagaaagactaaTTGAAATAAtttagaatgtatgtgttgccaccctaggatCACTTACTCCTCATAAAGCAAATGTAGACCTTTTATTTTTCAAAAACTAAAAATACTGTCAAATACCGTCCCAATTTTTTTATAAATACCGTGATATAATATCTTGGCCAATTTGCTCAGCcctaacacacacattcactcagaGGACAACTGTTGACAAGCCATCAAATGGTTTCTGAAATGTCACTTGCCAAATCTGAATATGGAATCTTTGAGCAGCCCATCAAGCTACCACATCTTTGGCTGTCTGACAGCAGAGGTTGTAGAGCAGGGGCAACCAAACTGGGACAAAGTTTGGTTTGGCCCACCAGAAGGTTccgaatttatttatttaattattatATCTTTCTATGAACTtcgtcggggtctcaacttattGTTGAGAATTAGAAAAGTAGAATAGTGCATCTGCAGTGTTCCACTTatgtcagtcactcaattagcccatgtcagctaaaatACATGTAATTGCTAAATAAGGtaatctagccagctatctaaaccttGTAGTAATCATCACCAAATTACCTACCGGGCACACAGGGCATATGTCCAAGGGCCCCACATTGATCttgttagtcattctcactcTGATATCATGTGAACAgggcataagtcatggcaaaatgtgcacaattgcaggaaattaactttaaaaatGAAAAAgtttctctgccccatggcaaaatgtgtataatGGAAGGAAATTACCAGGTGaaactacaaaaaaaaaaaaaaaatatccactGCCAAGAGGGGGATTACTAAAAATGTTTTGCCCGTGAGGTGGGTGGGTCCCCCAACCATATCTCACTTAGGGCTCCCCTAAACGGTGTAGGCACTTctgccttacatttacattttagtcatttagcatatGCTCTTATCCAATAGTGAGTGCAtatttatttgtacttttttgtacttgtcccctgtgggaatcaaacccacagccCTGGTGTTGCAAGTTCCATGCTTCCCTAATGTTTTCCTTTCTAATACCTTTTCTGATGCATTTCAGTGACTTACTGCTGCAAATACAAATTGTTACCTTTCCCATATTTTAAGTCATTTGAAACATTGAAGTTATTACCCTTATGGGttcatttaaataaaaaaatatccatcTTTAATACTGGTAATTAGAATGTGGTGTTGTGTcaagttacagtgcattcggaaagtattcagaccccttcactttttccacattttgttacattactcttattctaaaaatgattaaattATTTTgttccctcatcaatttacacacaataccccataatgacaaagcgaaaacagtttgtAAGATTTTTTTAGCAAGAAaattaaataaacaaaaaataaaataatacaagtattcagccatgaggttgaaggaattgtccgtagagctccgagacagggttgtcgagccacagatctggggaaaggtaccaaaaaatgcctgcagcattgaagttcgcCAAGAAAACAGTTTGGGAgcagtttggaaccaccgagactAACTAGTGCTGGCCGCCCtgaatcggggaagaagggccttggtcagggcggTGACTAaaaactcgatggtcactctgacagagctgtggagatgggagactgTTCCAGAAGGacgaccatctctgcagcacttcaccaatcaggcctttatggtagagtggccagacggaagccactcctcagtaaaaggcacccgacagcccgcttggagtttaccaaaagtactcttaaaccatgagaaacaagattctctagtctgatgaaaccaagatttaactattTTGCCTAAGTCCCAAgtgtcacgcctggaggaaacctggtatcGCACCTAGGCAATACCATCCCTGCGGTGAAGCGTGGTGTTGGCAGTATCAtgcctgggagactagtcaggtttgagggaaagattaactaactgagcaaagtacagagagctctttgaatacttaagtaaatgtgatatttacgtttatttaaaaaattaactgtttttgctttgtaattatggggtgttgtgtttgAGAAAAAATAAATGCATCTcatttagaataaagctgtaatgtaacaaaattaaggggcctgaatactttaaATGGCTAGAATTGGGTTGTTTGAAGTGTGATTTTTTTTGGGGCCCACCAAGCCCAAAAGTTTGAGCCCCCTATTATAGAGCAATTGATGTAAGTTGTTAACAAATCACTTTCACAAGATGAAATCTGTCCTCAGCCAACCAGCTGTAATCAATTAGAGGCCCTACACTAATGAATTTGCACCAAGAAGACCTTTTTTCTGACCTaatctcatcctctcttcctctcatagccCTGGGTCTGGATAATGAGCAGCCAGACTATGACATGGACTCAGAGGATGAAACTCTCCTCAACAGGCTCAACCGCAAGATGGAAATCAAACCCATACAGTTTGAGACCATGGTAGACAGGTTGGAGAAAGCCAGCACAAACCAGGTAACATAACACCCTCCATCTAGACCAGCAGCAGTTATCAAGAGAGCTTCTCTGTGCTAATAGAAGATTTACCGTTTTAATGCCAGAGGGCCTGGATGTAATGTTGCTTTAAGAGGCTTTGCTCTGGAAAATAATCACAGGAACACTGTAATAAACTAAACTTCCATCTCTTGCTCACAGCTGGTCACTATCACAGAGGCCAAACTGCTACTGAACGAGGATGACTACCTCCTGAAGTCAGTGTACGACTACTGGGTGAGGAAGAGGAAAAACTGCCAAGGCCCGTCGCTCATCCCCCTCATCAAGCAGGAGAAGAGAGACGGCTCCACCAACAACGACGCCTATGTGGCCTTCAGACGGCGCACAGAGAAGATGCAGACCAGGAAGGTGAGAAAGGAGAATCACGTGGCTTGGACTGAAAGTGTGTCTGTCCCCTCACACTTCGATTAGACGCAGTTTCAGTATTGGGTAATAATTATCTATTCTTTCAAGGTCTGAAGCCTTGCACAATTTAATTTATCATTGTGTTGCAAGTAATTTTTTCATGTTAGTCCCGTTTTACATTTGActtatttagcagatgctcttatccagagtgacttgcaggcgcaattagggttaagtgtcttgctcaggGGCATAACGATagattttcacctagtcggctcggggattcgattcagtgaccttttggttactggcccaatgatcTTAACTGCTATACGCCCCATTGATGTGCTCTCCAGGAATTCTATTGAATATCTCTATACCCTAACTCAGTCAGGACCTCAGCAGACCTACTAACCTGCAGGCATTTTGTGTACCATGCATGCAATTTGAGTTCAAAGTACACCGGTACAAAAAACTTCCTGCTAATGATGTGATAATAGTCAGTTCACCAATGACAACAAAACATGTTGAATGAATCGTAGTCAGACCTGATGGATGAGGTCAGGGATGGAGATCTGAAACCAGCTCATATAGGCCTTCCGTTCAGTTTCATATTCCAGATAGCCTAAAGTAAGCTAGACAACTGCATTGCATCCTGTAATTGAATTATTCTGAATTTTTAATTCAGGCCAGTTTACTTTTCCAGCAGACTCATTACCCCCAAATTTCACCTAGAAAGTGTGTAgtgttcattttttttattttacctttatttaactaggcaagtcagttaagaacgagttcttattttcaatgacggcctaggaacagtgggtttaactgcctgttcaggggcagaacgacagatttgtgtgTGCCGGTGGTACTCTTAAATTCTTTACGGTCGGCAAGTCTGCCTCTGTGTCGGCTTGATGATCCTAAGAGTTTGAATAGTTGtttgaccatgtctctctcttgttcAGAACCGTAAGAATGACGAGGCGTCCTATGAAAAGATGCTGAAGCTCCGGAGGGAGTTCAGCCGCACGGTCACCATCCTGGAGATGataaagaggagggagaagagcaagagagagctgcTGCACCTCACACTGGAGGTGGTGGAGAAAAGGTGATCCTTAAAAGCATTggggggagggttagagggatgGTAGTCAGTATGTGTGTTAGATTGTTTGCCCTGTTTcttatgtgtgtgtgattgtagcCAGTGCCTTATTAGTGTTACATGGTGTAACCCAGCAGGGCTTCCTGTGTCAGAGCAGACTAGAGGTCATGCTGAGTGATATCATTTGTTtattttaacaaggcaagtcagttaagaacaaattcttatttacaatgccggcctaccccggccaaatcctaacccggacgacgctgggccaattgtgcgaacTCCCTGtgggaactcccaatcacggccgtttgtgatacagcctggaattgaaccagggttaGGTTTTGTAATGACGActatagcactgagatgcagtgccactcAGAGCCCTATATTGCAGTATTAATTTAGTTTCTAACACTAACAGACTTCTTCTAGTCCTGGTGATAAAAGAGAACAGCTTGTCCTTACATGTTGTTGATGAGTAATGTCAGTCAATATGAATGATGGACAAATTTACTGCAAATTGCTGCCTTTTTTCCCTCCCTTCTGTCTTTTTTTACCctgtacagtggcttgtgaaagtattcacccccttggcatttttcctattttgttgccttacaacttggaataaaaaaataaaaatgtggggggggggttgtatcatttgatttacacaacatgcctaccactttgaagattaaAAATTGTTTTTGTTAATcgaacaagaaataagacaaactgAACTTGAGCGTGCGTaactattccccccccccccccccgccgaagtcaatactttgtagagacaccttttgcatcaattacagctgcaagtctcttggggtgcatcgctataagcttggcacatctaggcCATtccaacacatttaaatgtttccccttaaaccattcaagtgttgctttagcagtatgcttagggttattgtcctgctggaagctgaacctccatcccagtcttaAATCTCTGTAAGACTGAAACAGTTttcccctcaagaatttccccatccatcattccttcaattctgaccagtttcccagtccctgacaatgaaaaacatccccacagcatgatgctgccaccaccatacttaaATGTGGGGATGATGTCCTTggggtgatgaggtgttgggtTCATACCAGAAATAGTGTttaccttgatggccaaaaagctcaatttttgtctcatctgaccggagtactttcttccatatgtttggggagtctcccacatgccttttggcgaacaccaaatatgtttgcttattttttttctggacactcttctgtgaagcccagctctgtggagggTATAGCTTaaggtggtcctatggacagatactccaatccctgctctggagctttgcagctccttcaggtttATCTTTGGTCGCTTTGTTGCCTCTTAATTCCCTCATTGCCTGGTCTGTGatttttggtgggcggccctctcttggcaggtttgtagtgcaatattctttcaatttttttataTTGGATTTAATGTTGCCTGTGGGatgttttttttataacccaaccctgatctttacttctccacaactttgtccctgacctgtttggggaGCTCCTTGGTCtacatggtgccccttgcttggtggtgccccttgcttggtggtgttgcagactctggggcctttcagaataggtgtatatatattgagatcatgtgacagatcctGTGACACTTGGATTGCACGCAGGTGGACTTTacttaactaattatgtgacttctgaaggtaattggttgcatggggcttcatagcaaagggggtgaatacatactcacgcaccacttttccatatatatttttttgaaacaagtttattttatttcacttcaccaatttaaaCTTTTGTGTATTACATGAAATTCAAATATCAATCTATTTAAATTCCacgttgtaatgcaacaaaataggaaaaacgccaagggtgATGAATACTTGCAAGGCACTGAATGAATGTGTTCCTATTATTTGTCTGTTTCCATGTAGATATCAGATGGGTGACTTTACGGGTGAAGTCCTCAGTGAGGTGACGGCCCCTCTGGCTGAGAAGCCCGTCTACACTGCTCCAATCACTCTAACGAACGGGAACCGCCATAACCATAAAGCTGAGATCAAGGTAATATAGGGGCTTATATCAACCATAACTTTACCTCTACTTTTACCTGATGTTTTTACGTTTGACATTGAAGCAGTTCAGAAGAGGGGATGATGCAGGATGCACCGGCAGCACACTGATTACGTTTAAAGAACTTGAATACAGCAATGACCTCTTTTCACTCTGAACATTTTACCATGAATAAATCTGGTCTCTGGCTCTTGACACTTCACAACTTCTAATTCCATGATCTTTCTCTTTCAGACGCACAAGTCCGGTAGTCTCCAGCACCATGGGCACCACCACGTCTCGGTGAAGGACGAGGATCCCTTTGACTTTGTCAGACCAAAGAAGAAGTACGCCAGGCGGGACCCCCTGTGCCGCCCTGGCAGGCCCACCAAGCGCCAGCACATCGTTAACAAGGCTGATATTAAACAGTATGACTTCCACAgctctggagaggaggaggaggactaccCACTGGTCAGTACCTCTGAGAACAGGGTCCTGATGACAGTTTCATGGTGAAGTTCATACATCGTCTTAATTGGTTTGTGAGCAAGTATGTATTTTGAAgtcttgtttttttttgtctctTTCAGTCTCCACCATCAGAACCAGATGAGGAGAATGATCCAGATGGTGCATTTGCCTTCAGAAGGAAAGCAGGCTGTCATTACTTTGCTGTGAGTCTCACTGCAATCAGAAAGAAGTGCAATTAAAATATATTCTCTCACATTCAGTTCCGATTCCACACATCATTACAGGGGGCATTTGCTTCCAGAAATCTGCATTTTCAAAACGTAGACCATGACAAAAAATCTGCATCTTAAACAATTTAGTTTGTGTTTTATACCATTTCACCTGCGTTTTATATTGAAAGTATGTCCGAATCCCCCTAATAGTTTATGACATACTTAAACTGCATACTATGTGCTCATCGCCGCATTCTATTTAGCATGTACCGTTGAGTCGAAAGTATGCTGTATGCCACGGCCGCAACGCAGAAACGACTCCTGGCTGGCTGAGTAGGTGGTGCGGGGCCTGTGTGCGGGGTGGTTTTTCCAACTTCAACAGACATGCATCACATTAACCAGCCTGATAATAGCTCATTTCCAATTAGATTTTCTTTAAACTCTGAATAGAATAAGAATGGAATTATAGGCCTATTTAGGTTGGTTACATGCAGACTTGGCCTATACCCTGGCCCatataaccaggtaggctagttgagaacaagttctcatttataactgcgacctggccaagatacagcaaagcagtgcgacacaaacaactcagttacacatggaatgaacaaacatACTGTCAATAACAcgatagaaaaagtctatataaaaAAGGACTGACGACGGAACCAAATGATCGGTTTCTATTTCAACATATTTATTAGTGAAACCAAAGTTCTGTAACATGCATACATTAAATCAAATAGCCTAATACACACAAACTTTTcaaatgttcaaatcaaaaggcttAATTgagaagtgcaactgaagcacaaaGTGATTCCTTTTGCATTCGTGATTTGGAGCAAACCTTGACTGAATCTGAGCAGAATTTACAATTAAGAAGCATTTTAGCATTTCTTTTCTACATGAAAATGCAAAATCCTGTGTTAACGCGAACCCTGTTATTGGTCTGtggtaatattgtggtattgggTCTAGTCTGTTGGTAAGATGGTATTTGGACCTGTCTGTATGATACTGTGCTATAGGTAGCCCAAATGAGTAACTGTTTCCTCTGCCTGTCTTTACAGCCCATTGTGGACCAGAGCTCTGGCCTTCTGTGGGATCACCCTGAGCTAGCAGGGCTGGATGCCCTGCGGCACCGTCACTCCCTTACTGCCCTCTCTGTACCCAAACGCTGTGTGGGACTGGCACGCAGGAGGGTGGGGCGAGGTGGCAGGTAACCAACTCCTCTTATCATCCACCTATCTATCTCCTTTTTGGTTAGGTATTCTGTTGTTTTATTAAGGGCCATTGATACATGTTAACTCGCATTGTGATTTCTCTGAATGAAATCTGATTGAATTGTCACTAAGATTCCACAAATTCCCCCTCTCCTCAGGATCCTTTTGGATCGGGCTTCATCAGACCTGGACATTGCAATAAAGCAGCTGGACTCAGCCGTCGCCACATCCTCCCCCTTCACCAGGACTTGTGCTCCAGACCTTACTGATACCTGGCCTCCCTCACAGAACCACAGAACTATGCCTGGCTCTGCCTCGTCACTGGCAGACATCGTGAGCAACATCCAGGCTCTGAGGTGGCGCTGTTTCAGACCTAGGCCCACCCAGGGTGATAGCAGTG containing:
- the LOC115110008 gene encoding enhancer of polycomb homolog 2 isoform X1; amino-acid sequence: MSKLSFRARALDAAKPLPIYRNKDLPDLNDCVSINRAVPQMPTGMEKEEESEHHLQRAISAQSVFREKKENMVIPVPEAESNITYYDRLYKGELRIPKQLFHIQPLGLDNEQPDYDMDSEDETLLNRLNRKMEIKPIQFETMVDRLEKASTNQLVTITEAKLLLNEDDYLLKSVYDYWVRKRKNCQGPSLIPLIKQEKRDGSTNNDAYVAFRRRTEKMQTRKNRKNDEASYEKMLKLRREFSRTVTILEMIKRREKSKRELLHLTLEVVEKRYQMGDFTGEVLSEVTAPLAEKPVYTAPITLTNGNRHNHKAEIKTHKSGSLQHHGHHHVSVKDEDPFDFVRPKKKYARRDPLCRPGRPTKRQHIVNKADIKQYDFHSSGEEEEDYPLSPPSEPDEENDPDGAFAFRRKAGCHYFAPIVDQSSGLLWDHPELAGLDALRHRHSLTALSVPKRCVGLARRRVGRGGRILLDRASSDLDIAIKQLDSAVATSSPFTRTCAPDLTDTWPPSQNHRTMPGSASSLADIVSNIQALRWRCFRPRPTQGDSSGDTRTGRSSMDTTLSGGLLVHSKRSGKGGITEEQYQVHQQALAQMQKQQLKAAPPQQHSSLSERQNTQTSGSTDCIISKTLDSASAHFAASAVISASGQVNNENKSHNTSVNGVVQTLGTSRPLHSTSTSQSGTGLDRSGLTSSSGGPLLPAHSTSSSPQSLPNHRGHGSAVSPAHHHHSARPSAPSPSALKLATVAASSLDRVAMVTPASAIGSMARDTHEPERHTLNGISETTVPMEVT
- the LOC115110008 gene encoding enhancer of polycomb homolog 2 isoform X2; protein product: MSKLSFRARALDAAKPLPIYRNKDLPDLNDCVSINRAVPQMPTGMEKEEESEHHLQRAISAQSVFREKKENMVIPVPEAESNITYYDRLYKGELRIPKQLFHIQPLGLDNEQPDYDMDSEDETLLNRLNRKMEIKPIQFETMVDRLEKASTNQLVTITEAKLLLNEDDYLLKSVYDYWVRKRKNCQGPSLIPLIKQEKRDGSTNNDAYVAFRRRTEKMQTRKNRKNDEASYEKMLKLRREFSRTVTILEMIKRREKSKRELLHLTLEVVEKRYQMGDFTGEVLSEVTAPLAEKPVYTAPITLTNGNRHNHKAEIKTHKSGSLQHHGHHHVSVKDEDPFDFVRPKKKYARRDPLCRPGRPTKRQHIVNKADIKQYDFHSSGEEEEDYPLSPPSEPDEENDPDGAFAFRRKAGCHYFAPIVDQSSGLLWDHPELAGLDALRHRHSLTALSVPKRCVGLARRRVGRGGRILLDRASSDLDIAIKQLDSAVATSSPFTRTCAPDLTDTWPPSQNHRTMPGSASSLADIVSNIQALRWRCFRPRPTQGDSSGDTRTGRSSMDTTLSGGLLVHSKRSGKGGITEEQYQVHQQALAQMQKQQLKAAPPQQHSSLSERQNTQTSGSTDCIISKTLDSASAHFAASAVISASGQVNNENKSHNTSVNGVVQTLGTSRPLHSTSTSQSGTGLDRSGLTSSSGGPLLPAHSTSSSPQSLPNHRGHGSAVSPAHHHHSARPSAPSPSALKLATVAASSLDRVAMVTPASAIGSMASYSFL